The following nucleotide sequence is from uncultured Ilyobacter sp..
AATCCTTCAGATGGTTCCATCTCCATACCTTCTTTTTGTTTAGCATGTTGAAGCGCATATTCGGCAAGTTTTTTTGGTAGTGTTAATTTCACTAAAATTGCCTGGATGCCAATGATAATAGGTGCACCTACGAAGAGACCAAGCGCATATTGCCAGCCTAAAAATATGTAGGCAAGCGCTGCGACCTCAACGGCTAGATTTGTTGAGGCAAACATATATGCCAAGGCGGAAACAAGAGCAGCTCCTTTTGTAAATAGACTGCGCGTGGCTGAAAGTGCTGCAAATGAACAAGAAGAAGAAATAAACCCCAGAAAGGCCGCTAATGTAAGTTCTTTTGGCGTTCCATGCCCCAGATGTTCAGCAGCCGCCTTTTTGGAAATAAATACTTGGATTATTGATGAAAAGGCATAGCCGATTGCCAAAGCCCAAAGTGCCTTCCAAAGTAGTCCTGCTGTTGTGTACAGTGATTGAATAATTGCTTCCATATCTTTCCTCCCTATCTAAAAATATTATTTTGTTATTTCTTCTTTTTCGTAGTTTTTAACATCAATTAATTTTTCTCAACATGAGTTATTATGGAAACAAACCTCCCATATCTAACAGGATCTATGTCCTCAATTCCTTCGTTCCGCTTATCCATAAGTTAGGTGTCGGCTAAGCTCCTATGCTGGGGCTTTGTCCTTATGGAAAAAATTTCGACCAAATAACTACTCATATTGTCTTTCCTTCATCAACATTTTCTGCTTTTTTTACGGCATTATTTCTAATGAACGCCTTCCCCTAAAAAACTCTTTCGAATTCTCCTCTAATACCACAGTGCTTTTAATTCTGGCCTTTTTATGCCTTCGACTAACTTCTTTGCATCATACTTTATTCCCTTTGTTAGTATTGCATAAAATACTCTTATAGGTGAATGAAGTCCCTGGAGGTGTATTTAGGTAAGGAACTCCGTCTTGATCATTTGGAACCAGCAGACCGTGCCAGTGTATAGAGGTCTCCACATCCATATGACTGTTAAATGTTACTCTGAGAATGCCCCCCTCTGTAAATTCAAGAGTTGGTCTCGGGATGCCTCCATTTAATGTCATAGCCTTTACAGGATTCCCAGTAAAATTTACTTCTGTATAAGCTATGTCAACTTCGTATTCCACTACTTTAGAAAAACTAAAATTAAAAATTAAAATATATAAAAGTATAACCCA
It contains:
- a CDS encoding multicopper oxidase domain-containing protein, translated to MKKIWVILLYILIFNFSFSKVVEYEVDIAYTEVNFTGNPVKAMTLNGGIPRPTLEFTEGGILRVTFNSHMDVETSIHWHGLLVPNDQDGVPYLNTPPGTSFTYKSILCNTNKGNKV